CTTAAATACATCATTTGATTTGGCTATTCTGTTTGGAGGTATAAATCAAAACGATGGTGTGGTGTGTGAACTGCTCTTCacacagtgatttaaaaaagtgtACTTTTCCTGACTAACACCTTCATATACAGGTTAATTCATAGCAGAGTCTCATAGGCAGAATCCTTCAACAAAACATGCCAACACAAAGTTATTGTGTAATCACTCTTCTCCAGCAGCTATTCTCGCCTCTACCCTGTAAGGCTTCTTTAGtgtgttgatttgttttattattttaattgtttaaaagtCCCTCCGAGTGGCGAGATGATTGGTTTAGATTTCAAACAGCATTTTGAAACACGAGATCTGTAAACAATTCTTCATTTTACCAGCataatttcaaaaaaacaaacaaacaaaaaaaaaagattattgaaaaatacaacagatctgtaaaaaaaaaaaaaaaagtatgtagGGAATGGTAAACCTACCGGAGGTTTTTATCAACTGTTTAAATATCTGACAATACAATCATTTTCTGTatatttgctaatattttttgaagcatTGTAGAAGTTTGTttaatgtctgatttttttttttttttttttttttcatttttgcctcGATTAAAAATCGGCGGTTTGTCCATAGAAATACCGGTAAGCAAGTCAATGTCCCaatatgagagaaaaacaaaacaaacaaaaaaaaaacaccgcTCGGTTTGCTTCTCCGGGTCTCAGGGGAATCCAGAGGCAGACAAAGGTGACAAGATGGCGCTGATTATTTCTACGGGTTAATCTCTCCCAGCTGTGCATCATTTACAGCACTCCTTCTTCTCTACGTGCAGGACTCTTTCGCAGCGGGGGCAGGTGTGGTACGCGTCCTTGAAGCTGTCGAGGAAGAACGGAATCAAGCAGCAGCACAGGAACaatctgcaaaaaacaaaacaacaaacaggctGAGTTTCATACCGGCACATTCGAGATTCACCCTGCCTGTCGCAAAAGTATGaacttttcttgattttttctctctccaggtTTTGTCACCTTTTAATAAcgaacttcaatgtgtttttatcagattaaatattaaatttgttcttttatttaaaatatattttgaagagttcaagatatttttttgtcGTTCAAAGGCAGGTCTATatgaaaacagtcaaaaatcAGTGATTAAGatgtaataattaataaattaatagtGAATGAATATTAGCTTTAAATAACTAATatctaatatatatttttcacatttcttagcatttatacatacataaaatgcaaatcataataaaatcaaaataatatatttttaaaaatgaaaaatcaattaAGAAATAATACTcttattttctaatttcataTTAAAACATGTGCATAAGGCTGGGGTTAGCTattaataaatgaacaaaagaaaaaccaataGTGTGTTTAATATATGTGATTATTTAGAATATGCATGCATTTAAATAGGAAGCAAAtgaattcacatttttgaaCAACATGAAATACATGATAGCAATATTTCATGTGCTGCACAGTAAATAATAAACGACCTCCCAGCTTTTCCGCTGTTCTACTTGGATATGGAAGCTGAAAGTATTCAAAATCCttgaaaaacagtttgaaaggGCTTCAATAAGCCTCgagagctttttatttttattattattattaaagacCATTCTAAAATATCACAAGAAAGCTGCTCTCCTTGAAGGCAAAGTCAAGCGGTTAGTTATGTTTCACTAAATATAAATCACAaatctgttttcctttctttctttctttttttttggagccTTGTGGAGCGAGTGGCTTAATCCAGACACTCACCCACAGCAGATGAAGAGTATGCACATGAGCCAGGCGTACGTCCCTGCTTTGTAATGGACGTTGGTCATGACCTGCTGCTGGCAGGACGTGCAGGTCGTCATGCCAGGGCTACGACCCAGACCTACATCGTAGCTCACAAACTTCTTTTTGTCTTGCTCATTGCCGGTCCCCCCTCCGCCGGTGCCTCCCCCTCCACTGGTGTACACTGAAGGGGAAAAGGGAACCAGGTTAGAGGATCACTCTGATGCTCAAgtttctggtttaaaaaaaaaggaacaaaacaaaggaactgatgtctttctgtgtttatttgagtGGCGCCGTACCTGGTCTGGCCACAGAGGAAGAGCCGACCTGCTCTTGGTCAGGAGGGGTGAACGGAGTGTGGACGTGGTAAACCTTCACTCCTGTCCCCTGAGTATCTgcttaaacaaacacaaaggagagaaaaaaaggagggaaTTAACGACCAGTAAGACGCTCTTGATGCGCTTGCAAAAATAACCATAAATAACCATTTTACCCTTTGTCACATTGCCACCAGTCATTATGTGAGAAAAGGTCATTGCCAAGGTTTGgattttgactaggccattgccAACTGCATTTACTTGAATTCATCCTTTCATTGACTATCCCTTCGCCATGCCTTCTCAATAAAAGGATTCCCACAGCATTGTGGGAACGCACATAAAGTAAGAAATACATACAGGTGAACTATCCACTAGCTAAATGACTTTTGTCATTTCAACATATTGCACTGGATTTTAGTTAGGAGTATTGGAGTAAATGAGGCTaaggaaaatcatttttctttcacttcacaattatggtAATCCTACATCCAAAGTTTTTGATTGTAACAATGTGGAAAAAGCGAAACGGTGGATGAAGTTTTGCAAGGCAATGTCCACgaggatgtgtgtgtttaacGTACCTTGGTTGAGGTAGGGTGGAGGTTCCCTTGCGCTCATGTTGctacacagaaagaaaatacaggaaATGAATATGAAGGTCTTCTGATGTCAGGGTCAAAATCAAGAGATACAGCATCAATACCGCCACCAGGGGGAGCCAAACTCCGCTGACAACCATTTTTCTGCTCTTCGTTGAAAACATCTGTCATCCACTACACTGTCCCGGGCCAGTATTGGCTCTGCATTGTGTGCATCCATTATGTCTGCATCCCCAGGAAACGCCTGGGTGTGTCTGGGCCTTCAGGTTTCAGGTGCGGCCACTGACTGAAACTCTCTTCGCTTTCTTTTGGAACAAGGTCATGGCtgtttgctgcatgtcttcgaCCAGagactaataaataaaaaccgcTGGAGccacaaaaagattttaaaaaaaaaccccaaaacatctATGCCTACTAATTGTTACATATGATTCAACAATTAtttcagagcagaaacacagTGCACAAGTATCTAAAGAcccttttaataatttatttgaaagcaaCTGAAATAGATTTAATAGattaacattaaaacacacatttttcccCACTGTATGTTGAAATACATCTCTTTTGAGCTTcataatgttttgaaatatgcTTTGCTCATCTCCCCTTTACTGTATATCCCAGTTCTGTCCTGTACTCCTCATGACCAGATCCGATTGGCCAGTGGAATTGGGGCTAAATGGTGGAATGGAAAAACAATCTGAAGTTATTAAACAGTTAGTAAAGTATGAAAGTAGGTTTTACATGgttttgattcagtttcttttatgggagagatgtttttcttttaagttggtTGTTGAACCTTTTAACTTTCAGAACCTGTACAGAAACATGCcgtaaattattaaattttctATTATATCAACTTTAAGCTAGACTTAAGTGTGATGTTAGTGTTGTAATTTGCCATTTACTCTCAaacattttgtgcatttgttcaaatgcacaaaatgttttgatgatgTGCAAAGCACTTAGTGGGAAGTAGTGGTAGTCTTTAATACAGGCAGTATGGCTCCCCACTCAGGGCGCCATTCCACCAGGGGTGGCACAGGTGccccaaataaaatatatttcttttgctttcaaattcaaacaaatgaCTGTAAAAACAATCCAATCgtaatttaatttttgaagTCTCTCTCcctgaatatttcagaaaaatgcattcCAGCATATAAAATACCATCAATATATGAAAAGTTTTTGCAGTGTCTATTgggttttgtgggtttttgctGGTAATACTGGTGCTTGCAAACGAGGGTAAAAGCACCCTTATCTGGTCTCTAAAAAATAGCAAGCTATCTTGTTCAAGAATAAATTAcatgatattttttaatgagCTCCAACTTCAACCCTGACTTAAAAGCATCAAAACAATTGTTTACTCTGGTGTGGGTTGGCAAAAGATCTCAGTGTGTCACGCACATTGCCTGCATACACCCTTTAACCAGCAGAGGAATGCTACAGAGCAGCATGCTTCTCTCTGAGTCAGACTAAGTCAGGGTGTGTCATTCAAACTTAGCGATGACAAACCCCCGATGCTTTCACTGTACGTTTCTACTCAGGGTGCACAGTTAGATCTCTGAGAAATAGGTCTTGATTTGTCTGGTCCACTTGCATGTGCTTAAGATTTTGACGCTGTAACTTCAGTGCGCTCGTTCATCAGAACGCATGCCGACTGCGAAGGCATGAGGCCAGGTAACCGGCTCCCTCGTCACCTTCACGCTTGGCACCGGTTTCTGGTTTTTCAAGTAAAACAGTTGAAGATATTTCAATCAGTTTCAGACTCGTGTTTTTCCTTCTAGAAAGGCCGCTTGTCGACACAAGCGGGAAATCCGACAGGTCGTGGAGATAACGGTGAGGTGTGGCATTCAGAAAGTCTAGTTAACCACATTGCTTTGATGCTTTCAAGCCACCATCGGAGAAAATTAAAGAGTAAAACAATCCATTGTGTGATAAATTTGCTGGTATTGCCGCTAAGAGTGTGAAATAAGTGCATTGTGAGTTTTGCAGGTCCAGCTATGGCCCTgagttttgccaaaaaaaaaaaagatagatagatagaaaacaaacaaattctcGCCAAGCAGGTTTTTAGGTGATTACCAGACGAGAAGTTTGGCCAGGAGATAAATTCTTAACTCTGCCTTTGTGATTGTGAACGGTCCTGTTTCTCGTGGTAATCCCACAGACCGTATCAGGTGTGGCCTCTTACTGTTCAGTATGTGGCACCCTTGCTAGTCCAACCTGAATGTGACGGTGCTTGTAAATGCATTTGGATTGCATTCATCATCTGATGAAACTGGAGACAAGTGAAACAGTAAGTTCCCCAGTTCACCTCTCATCCCGGCAGTATCTGTCTGATCAAAATTTGCGTTTGGGCCAAAGAAAGCATCTCAAATGCCTCCATAAACAAAGACCGACTCTCTTATTGCTCCTGCCCTttgttaaaacttaaaaacGTGTGTACCTTGAAGTTTTCACAAGATGTAGGGTGCTTCACAAAATTACAACACAGCAAACAACAGCattgaatagtgaataaaatCGAACTTCCAGTCAGTGCCTCTGTCGCTGCCTGTGATCTTTACCCATCttgtaaaaattaaagttaCTATGAAATAGTTAATTTTTTACACTAATATATGTACTATGTCCAGAATAACACAGATGGATAATAAAGTGTGAAACGCAAGGCTTTTGACTTCCGTcctaaaaccaaaataaaccgTCTAACTCTACTTTTGGTCTATTTGGGTTAATGACATCACAAGAGCTGCAAGAATCAAGCTGATCAGCTGGCATCAGTAAAGACTAAACCACATGAGGAACTTCCAGACAAGCTTCATAGACATCCTGCACTTGAGTTTCATATGGTTCATAACCACTTGGTGGCGCCCTGTGCCTTTTGTGATGTCACCAGATGCTTTTTTCTTGGGCGGGTCAATTTTATATCGCtttacaacaaaataatgaaacaaacttaaaatctgACCTTATGGGTGGGAAACTATAGCTACGCCAACTTTGTCTGATTCTATTGAACAGTTTTGGTAATAGTTTTAAATATGCTCAGCAAAgttgttaatatatttttacactttaagttttagtgtttaaatattaaactttggTGAtattgtcgttttttttttgttttttttgtttttccattctGTTGTATTGAAAGAGAGCCAATGATCAAACCAAACAAATTGCATATGACAAATTGCTACAATTAAATATCtcaataaagaaaatcaaaaatgcaaaaaccttAGATTTTCTTGAGAGCTTCATAtggcagaaaaatcaaaaatctgaaggTTATTTATCACAATATCCAAAATCCGGCAGTAgtgataaaaaatatgtatatatgtatgtgaCTTCCTAAACTTTATAGCAATTAAATTAGGAAAAAAGAATTAATTAGGAATAAAGTGCAAATATTCTTACAGTCTTACCTTGGCGTTGTGTTGCAGTGAGTTTGCAGACAGGTAGGTGTGTGTAGGTAGGTGTGTGTGAGCTCCTCCTGCGGATGGTGACTTCTGAGGATTGAAGCTGAGCTGATAGCTTGTCTCACCTCTACCTCTATGAGCCTCACCTCCAACCCGCCCTCAGCGCCGCCCTCGCCACAACAAAGAACAAGAAGCACGAGTGACTCACTCTGTAGTTTTGATGGAACAGCCTGTACTggtcttagtttttttttattttttatgaccaGCTGGATGTCTGATTATTAAAGGATTATTGAGCGAGTGCATACATTTGTTACTTTCTTCGTGTGGGAATAACCTGTTTTTCTCTCCGATGGCGTCGCATGATTTTAACGTAAAGAGATCAGAGTTGCCGATTCATTGTTGAGCTGTAATTCCACCCAAAGGCGACGGAGAAACCAAGTGACACACATCTGCATGCTTTTTTACTCAAGAATTCAGAGAATGTTCATGACTACAGGCAAACCCTTTCCACAAATTACATATTGAATTTTACAAgctgttgcaaaaacaaacaaactgctttGGTTCCTTCTCATAAGTTGTACCAAATTTATGGAACGGGATAAACTacattttcttgttgaaaatgaGGGAAACATGCAATTGTGCAGGCCTAAGGAGGAGCAGCAGTGCAGGGAAAtgataaatgattaaaaacatcaaaattagtACTTGAGGTTTGATCAGGATAATAGAGTTTTACACCAGCTCCATCATGTGAACTTACCTGAAATTgtataaatgaaaagaaatataattgtaatttcaaaaatacaaattatgcACTAAAACAACAGGCGTGTTGTTTCAGTGCATACACAACCAAGAGACCTCATACGTAACTGCCTTCACTTGACTGCAGAAAGAGGATATGCGGTGTCCAATCAACTCCTTAAAGAACATTTTGGCAATGAATTTAATATTACTGCAGCCTACATGGAAAAGGCCACTGGTTGGCCCAACATTAAAGGTGAAGATgctaaagcattaaaaacatttggacaTGTTCTCATATTAATGAGAACATGTTATGAGACCAAACAGCACCTGTGAGGTCTTTTGACACCCATTCAGCCGAAGGAAGTTGCCCAAGAAATCAGTGCAAAACGTTAGTCAGCAGTGTCTCTCCATCAGCCTGTGTTCAGTCGCCATGGCAACCCCATGGTGATTTTAAGGCAGATCTGCCACTAAGTGAGCCAT
The DNA window shown above is from Xiphophorus couchianus chromosome 16, X_couchianus-1.0, whole genome shotgun sequence and carries:
- the litafd gene encoding lITAF domain-containing protein: MSAREPPPYLNQDTQGTGVKVYHVHTPFTPPDQEQVGSSSVARPVYTSGGGGTGGGGTGNEQDKKKFVSYDVGLGRSPGMTTCTSCQQQVMTNVHYKAGTYAWLMCILFICCGLFLCCCLIPFFLDSFKDAYHTCPRCERVLHVEKKECCK